TGGCAATCTAGGATCAATTGTTTCTGCCGTAGCAGTATCTTCGTTACTTTGGCAATTAACAAATAATAGCGCTGTAAAAGCAAGAAGTGTTTTTAGAATAATTTTCTTCATTTGTAGTTTTTGGATTTTGGTTTTTTTTTGATTTCTGAGTAATTCTCAATCTTGATTTATAGTACACAAATGTCGATTTTATTTTCACTATTTTTTTACGGGAAGCCGTAAAAACGCAATAATATTTAAGGAATATTATCTGTGTAAATTTGTAGTAATTTGGTTAAAATAATATAGAAAAATCCGTTTTTATCAGCGTTTTCGCTTTAGCGAATCAGTAAAATCAGCGTATAATTTTGACGCGGATAAAACAGATTTACTTCGTAAAAACGCAGATAAAAACGGATTTAATTTGTAATAAATTTACTTTTTAAAGCTTAACTTAATGACATTGAGCTTTAGCTGAAGAAATAGAATTGCATTATAAAATGACTCTAGGATAATCTTTGGTATTTTTTGGCTAAAGCCGAATTTGTCACTTTATATAAATTATGAAAAGCGTATCTTACAAAAACAGTTTGTTTTTTACCTAAATTTATTTTCGTCTAAGAATTTTAAATATCTTTGAATTATGAGTACAGCAATAAAACCAAAACATATCGGCAGAAATATAAGCCGTATCAGAGAGCTTAAAGATATGAAGCAGGAAGCACTGGCACAAGCTATAGGGACAAATCAGCAGGCAATTTCAGCTATTGAAAACAGCGAAACTGTAGACGAACAAAAACTAATTGAGATAGCAAAAGCTCTTGAGGTTTCTGTTGAAGCAATTAAAAGCTTTTCAGACGATGGCGTTATTAATTACTTTAATAGTTTTCATGATAATATTGTTACAACAGGAAGTATCTTTGCTACAAATTGCACTTTTAATCCTTTAGATAAAGTTGTAGAACTTTACGAACGTTTGGTGCAATCTGAAAAAGATAAAGTTGAATATTTAGAGAAATTATTGAACGGGAAGTAACTGTTTTTAAACATATATTAAATAAAAAAAGAGATCTTAATTTAAGATGTCTTTTTTTATTTATGTTCATGAGAGATGCTTGTGCATATTATTTTTTCTCCTTACCTAAAACTTCTTTTGGGATAAATTTTAATATGGTTTCAAAAATATGTCTAAACTTTTCCCAATTTTTATCAGTTATTTCAATATCTCCATTAAAAATTGCTTGAGCAAACTTTTCTTTCGAAAGAGCTTTATTTACGTTTGTTTCATCGTAAACATCAGTGTCAATTATTTCGATTTTGCCAGCTCTTTTATTTGAACCCGAACCAAGGTTCAATTTTTCAGTTAAATGTCTGTTTGTTCTTGGATCAAATTCGTTGCCAATAAATAACCTTTCGCCATTAATTTTGGATTTTATTTTTTCTTCTTCAAATAGGAATTCGGTAGAAATTCCACTCGGTTTAATTTTAAATGAATATACACCATATTCGTTTTTTTCTTTAATTTTTATATCCGTATCTGAATCAAAAATTCCAATTAAAACTTTCTTTCGCTTATTTTTATTTCCTGTTCGGCTACTTATTTCGTTTGATAAATAACTATTTAATAATGATTCGCCTAAATCAGCAATTACAATAGTTCCACAAATTTGATTTTCTACATCTTCTTTTGTTCCAAATCTATAAAAAAAGTTTTCATCAATTTCTAAAAATTCTTCTTTATTGTGAAAATAATGTAGAGCCTTTAAAATATATTTCCAATCGGTTTTTCCTTCAGTAATTATTAATACGTCTTCATCTGATTCTATTGTTGATTCTAATTCTTTAATACGATCAGCTTGGTTTTGAATCTTATCATAAAATCGTTTGTTAACTTTTTGTAAATCTAAATATTCATCTCTATCGATTTTGTAAATTCTTGATTCAGAAATAGATTTTTTAAAAACTTCATAATAAGAAGTATATTCAGGAGCTAAAGAAATGGTGGCAGGAGAATGCGTTGCTAAAATTACAGTTATACCTTTATGTATAAAATATTTTTCTATTACAGAAAAGAAACTATTTATTAAAGATGGATTTAGTACTGCATCAAGTTCATCAAATAATAATAACTTTTTATCTACATTTTCAATTCTTTTTAAAGATATAAAGCATAAGGAAATAATAGTTTTTTCTCCATCTGATAAATGTTCTAACGATCTATCTTCAGTTTCTATAATTTTACCAGTAGAATCTATTTGATAAAGGTGAGGAGTTTCATTAAGTTCTCCATATTTAACCTCATATGAATTTTTAAAGCGATAGTCAAATTTCAAAAAATCAAACAATTGATTTAATTCATTCCAAGGAGCTGGACCTAATGTTTCAGCATTAAAGGCTGCACCTCCCTTTTTACCAGTTTCTTGTTGACCTTGCGCAACTTCTAATGCATAATTATAAAAAATATTTCCAATAAAATCAGTAAATACGTCATCATTTTTCCATATAAATCCACCTTTTCTTAATTCATATTTAAAAATATCTTCTGGTATCTCAAATGAATCTGGATTATAAAAATTACCTAATATTTTTATCGCTTGCAAACATGAAGTTGCATAAGACTTGTTAATTTCAGGGTTTAATTTACCAAGTTTGTATTGTCTATATGCTTCATTAATCGAAGTATTATTTGTATTAGATGTAGATTTTATAATTTCTGGTATTGCTATATTATCTTTAAAAGATTTGTATTCTATTTCATGATTTTTTATTTCGATATCATTAATTAAAACTTTCCTTGATATATTTAAAGTTGAAAGACTTGAAGTTTGTGAAGTTCTATTAATTGAAGAATTTGGTGAGGTTATCTGAGTTTTGTTTTCTTTACCGTTAATTATATTAATAATTTGTGACTTTCCTGAACCATTAATTCCAGATAAAATTATTAAATCTCCTTCTAATTCAGTTTCAAAACTTTCATCAAAAGATTTATATTTTTCATTTAATTTTATAGAGATTTTTTTCATTGGATAATTCGGTAAGATTTTATGTTCTATCAAACATAACAAATTTTTCTTATAAAAAGCTAATCAATATAAAAAGCCACAAATTACACTTACATATAATTTGTGGCTTTAAAATTTTATAAAAAAAGATAAAAACTAACCCAAAAAAGCTTTCAATTCCTCATAACTAGAAATCTTCACGCTAACTTTCTCTTCATTAATAACACTTTTAATTTGTTCTGGAATCGGAAGTGTAATTCCTAAAGCAGGTTCAACAACGTCAAGAAATTTGATAGGATGTGCGGTTTCTAAGAAAACACCAATTGCATTTTCATGTTTTTGTAATTCTTTCTTTAAGCCTAAATACCCAACTGCGCCGTGTGGTTCTGCAATATAACCGTCAACTTTGTAGATATTTTTTAAGGCAACAAGCGTTTCTTCGTCAGTATAACTATAAGAAGAGAAATCTTTTTCGAAAGCTTTTAAATCATTATTATATAATTCCTGAATTCTAATAAAGTTACTTGGGTTTCCAACGTCCATTGCGTTAGAGATTGTAGCTTTAGAAGGTTTTGGATCGTATTTTCCGCTTTCTAAGAATCTTGGTACAGTATCGTTTACGTTTGTAGAAGCTACAAAATGTTCGATTGGTAAACCTAATTTCTTTGCCATAATTCCGGCACATATATTCCCGAAGTTTCCGCTTGGGCAAGAGAAAACTAAAGGTTTGTTTTGGCTTTTCAAAGCTTTGTAAGCAAAGAAAAAATAGAACATTTGCGGCAACCAACGCGCAATATTTATAGAATTTGCCGATGTCAGGTTTTTATGCGCCAAAGTTTCATCCAAAAA
This genomic window from Flavobacterium sp. 9 contains:
- a CDS encoding helix-turn-helix domain-containing protein, whose amino-acid sequence is MSTAIKPKHIGRNISRIRELKDMKQEALAQAIGTNQQAISAIENSETVDEQKLIEIAKALEVSVEAIKSFSDDGVINYFNSFHDNIVTTGSIFATNCTFNPLDKVVELYERLVQSEKDKVEYLEKLLNGK
- a CDS encoding AAA family ATPase, which codes for MKKISIKLNEKYKSFDESFETELEGDLIILSGINGSGKSQIINIINGKENKTQITSPNSSINRTSQTSSLSTLNISRKVLINDIEIKNHEIEYKSFKDNIAIPEIIKSTSNTNNTSINEAYRQYKLGKLNPEINKSYATSCLQAIKILGNFYNPDSFEIPEDIFKYELRKGGFIWKNDDVFTDFIGNIFYNYALEVAQGQQETGKKGGAAFNAETLGPAPWNELNQLFDFLKFDYRFKNSYEVKYGELNETPHLYQIDSTGKIIETEDRSLEHLSDGEKTIISLCFISLKRIENVDKKLLLFDELDAVLNPSLINSFFSVIEKYFIHKGITVILATHSPATISLAPEYTSYYEVFKKSISESRIYKIDRDEYLDLQKVNKRFYDKIQNQADRIKELESTIESDEDVLIITEGKTDWKYILKALHYFHNKEEFLEIDENFFYRFGTKEDVENQICGTIVIADLGESLLNSYLSNEISSRTGNKNKRKKVLIGIFDSDTDIKIKEKNEYGVYSFKIKPSGISTEFLFEEEKIKSKINGERLFIGNEFDPRTNRHLTEKLNLGSGSNKRAGKIEIIDTDVYDETNVNKALSKEKFAQAIFNGDIEITDKNWEKFRHIFETILKFIPKEVLGKEKK
- the thrC gene encoding threonine synthase, whose protein sequence is MKYYSLNHNTPEVSFKEAVIQGLASDKGLYFPQNITPLNPAFFNVIENLSHNDIAFDVIQQFVGDEIPEANLREIIAETLCFDFPVVKVEEGIYSLELFHGPTMAFKDVGARFMSRCLAYFNKDKKDSKNTVLVATSGDTGGAVASGFLGVDGVDVVILYPSGKVSDIQEKQLTTLGQNIKALEVDGVFDDCQDMVKKAFLDETLAHKNLTSANSINIARWLPQMFYFFFAYKALKSQNKPLVFSCPSGNFGNICAGIMAKKLGLPIEHFVASTNVNDTVPRFLESGKYDPKPSKATISNAMDVGNPSNFIRIQELYNNDLKAFEKDFSSYSYTDEETLVALKNIYKVDGYIAEPHGAVGYLGLKKELQKHENAIGVFLETAHPIKFLDVVEPALGITLPIPEQIKSVINEEKVSVKISSYEELKAFLG